Proteins encoded together in one Benincasa hispida cultivar B227 chromosome 1, ASM972705v1, whole genome shotgun sequence window:
- the LOC120079188 gene encoding uncharacterized protein LOC120079188 has protein sequence MELGSNSLSSLAPPVFDGENYQAWTIRMQAYMEGCDYWEAIEQDYEIAPLPDNPTIHQIKTHKERVTKKAKARAWLYAVVSPAMFNRIMALKSTNEIWEFLKSNYEEKGFNVFFEEGKCFISNSIGNEVIKIKMQHKSFSLDPLEKEQIPFKCQVNDIEIWHKRLGHFHQKGYAQVWGIDFSETFAPVARMDTIRMLLAVSVQHGWKVYQLDVKSAFLNGVLEEEIYVEQPNRFIIPGQEQNVYLLKKALYGLKQAPRTWYSKMDDHLLNLDFV, from the exons ATGGAATTAGGATCAAACAGTCTTTCTTCATTGGCTCCACCTGTGTTTGATGGTGAAAACTACCAGGCATGGACTATCAGAATGCAAGCTTACATGGAGGGTTGTGATTATTGGGAAGCAATTGAGCAAGACTATGAGATTGCTCCACTTCCTGATAACCCAACAATACATCAGATCAAGACTCACAAGGAAAGGGTCACCAAGAAGGCAAAAGCTCGAGCTTGGCTATATGCAGTTGTGTCTCCTGCCATGTTCAACAGAATTATGGCCTTGAAGTCGACAAATGAGATCTGGGAGTTCCTCAAAAGTAACTATGAAG AGAAGGGATTCAATGTGTTCTTTGAAGAAGGAAAGTGCTTCATTTCTAATTCCATTGGGAATGAGGTGATCAAAATAAAGATGCAACACAAGAGCTTCTCGTTGGATCCACTCGAGAAGGAGCAGATACCTTTCAAGTGTCAAGTAAATGACATAGAGATATGGCACAAGAGGTTAGGGCATTTTCATCAAAAAGGATATGCACAAGTCTGGGGAATTGATTTTTCTGAGACTTTTGCACCAGTTGCAAGAATGGACACAATCAGGATGCTACTTGCTGTGTCAGTCCAGCATGGATGGAAGGTGTATCAGCTAGATGTGAAGTCAGCATTCCTAAATGGAGTGTTAGAAGAAGAGATCTATGTTGAGCAACCAAACAGATTCATTATACCAGGACAAGAGCAAAATGTTTATTTGTTGAAGAAGGCtctttatgggttgaagcaagcTCCTAGGACATGGTACAGCAAGATGGATGATCACTTGCTGAATCTAGATTTTGTGTGA